From one Gracilibacillus salinarum genomic stretch:
- a CDS encoding phosphatase PAP2 family protein, which yields MKFIKQIAIILLAVLIMAPSQLPVQAANQYSDMEQSKPSKPQGTTEVLNTDAPDVEQPLPAVDNGGNANDSILKNISATNPFINILDGFDQVWSMNQSDWRDGTALTIPGANGEVAKYGDGPTVYFDGYKNDETKAVADKLTYANAEIRDPETWTANIKYVEDVTKDRTDEEALAAYYDDQRDKIYSMMEAYGPLANTYADIVNPVTSVVRSAEDMNSVLEETTVEDQAQGMGQWEESELSDAMDLVHLIRFRNPSSSNPSKYFFSSPRPYRMNATGEVIEVVDENGLPVWDTIGSGESTVEELPSGGKKETGERHYQQYETNVEVIPALEYVKRKAEDGRGKDGAFPSGHTSASYLSTFGFAYATPERYAEFLTRAAQMGENRIVTGMHSPLDVIGARIQSTAMTAYAYNLSENQEVLDKAYQNAGQVFGEIAASQDMSLYEYAHTVTEDYTFESAYDEEKWEDHEANKAFYREKLTYGLPQTGTKGLDPVVPKGAEVLLETRQPYLTDSQRREVLYTTEIDSGYPVIDESNGWGRLDLVTASDGYGAFLSNVTVNMDASKGRFNAHDWWRNDITGSGMLTKQGTGTLTLTGTNSYSGGTLLQGGTLEATSATAFGEGDLYVENGTVLVNADEQLKVNGNVTMEAGSLNIAMDNDRTQLNIDGQIYLDGGDLNLDLSDYEIDQSADITLMTANQVKGTFDNVTAGVYDVSVTYNNDSVVAHIDEIDTSDPEDPEEPVNPEDPKDPADPEDPEEPEKQTRVTLTPDVTNGEATIETDSLHILADQGELPIDLAGHNDSINLSFTSEQIKWLKEHDITILIQLKNVSLQLAAVNFTNGSEAATIQLERLADIDDALSVVYDFEIKQGDKQIDTFEEKVTLRFSVDSDNVKDKNQVQLFYWNPETEEWEAIGGEWQDGNVTAQTGHFSTYTVFEQEVKEQQPATDDGQTLPDTATSTYQYLLAGMLFFLSGVIFLFIRRKA from the coding sequence ATGAAATTCATAAAACAAATCGCAATAATATTACTTGCAGTGCTGATTATGGCACCTTCTCAGCTTCCTGTTCAGGCCGCTAATCAATATTCTGATATGGAGCAATCAAAGCCTTCAAAACCACAAGGAACTACTGAAGTACTAAATACAGATGCTCCAGATGTCGAACAACCTTTACCAGCAGTAGATAATGGCGGAAATGCTAATGATTCTATCTTAAAAAATATATCTGCTACTAACCCTTTTATAAATATCTTAGATGGTTTTGATCAGGTCTGGTCTATGAATCAATCAGATTGGAGAGACGGAACAGCGTTAACCATACCTGGTGCAAATGGTGAGGTTGCTAAATATGGTGACGGACCTACCGTGTATTTTGATGGATATAAAAATGATGAGACAAAGGCAGTAGCGGATAAGCTTACATATGCTAACGCAGAAATCAGGGATCCGGAGACTTGGACAGCTAACATAAAATATGTAGAAGACGTTACGAAAGACAGAACGGATGAAGAGGCGTTAGCAGCCTACTATGATGACCAAAGAGATAAGATATACAGTATGATGGAAGCTTATGGTCCTTTAGCGAATACCTACGCAGATATTGTCAATCCGGTCACAAGTGTTGTCAGGTCAGCAGAGGATATGAATAGCGTACTTGAAGAAACGACTGTTGAGGACCAGGCACAAGGAATGGGACAATGGGAGGAATCTGAACTGTCAGATGCAATGGATTTAGTTCATTTAATCAGATTTAGAAATCCTTCTTCGTCAAATCCTTCTAAGTACTTTTTCTCCTCTCCGAGACCGTACAGAATGAATGCAACCGGAGAAGTGATAGAAGTTGTTGATGAGAACGGTTTACCTGTTTGGGATACCATCGGCAGCGGTGAAAGTACAGTAGAAGAATTACCTTCAGGTGGTAAAAAAGAAACAGGAGAAAGACATTATCAGCAATATGAAACAAATGTGGAAGTTATTCCTGCGTTAGAATATGTAAAAAGAAAAGCAGAAGACGGAAGAGGCAAAGACGGAGCTTTTCCTAGCGGGCATACAAGTGCCTCTTATCTTTCCACGTTCGGATTTGCATACGCAACACCAGAAAGATATGCTGAGTTTTTAACAAGAGCAGCTCAAATGGGAGAAAATAGAATTGTGACTGGCATGCACTCTCCTCTTGATGTTATCGGTGCAAGAATACAATCAACCGCAATGACTGCCTATGCATACAATCTTTCCGAAAACCAAGAGGTATTGGATAAAGCTTATCAAAATGCTGGACAAGTATTCGGTGAAATAGCTGCATCACAAGATATGAGCTTGTACGAATATGCACATACCGTAACAGAGGATTATACGTTTGAAAGTGCGTACGATGAAGAGAAGTGGGAAGATCATGAAGCAAATAAAGCATTCTATCGGGAAAAACTAACTTACGGATTACCTCAAACAGGAACAAAAGGTCTAGACCCTGTAGTACCTAAAGGGGCAGAAGTTTTATTAGAAACTCGTCAGCCTTATTTAACAGATAGCCAACGCAGAGAAGTATTATATACCACAGAAATTGATTCAGGTTATCCTGTCATAGACGAATCCAATGGTTGGGGCAGACTTGATTTGGTCACAGCATCTGATGGATATGGTGCGTTTCTAAGCAATGTAACCGTGAATATGGATGCTTCAAAAGGAAGATTCAATGCCCATGATTGGTGGAGAAATGATATTACTGGCAGTGGTATGCTTACAAAGCAAGGAACAGGGACCCTTACATTGACAGGTACTAATAGTTATTCAGGAGGCACATTGCTACAAGGGGGAACGCTAGAAGCTACTTCTGCGACTGCTTTTGGAGAAGGCGATCTTTATGTAGAAAATGGTACAGTTTTAGTTAATGCAGATGAACAACTGAAGGTAAATGGCAACGTAACAATGGAAGCCGGAAGCCTAAATATTGCAATGGATAATGACAGAACGCAATTAAATATAGATGGACAGATATACCTTGATGGTGGCGATCTGAACTTGGATCTTTCTGATTATGAAATAGACCAGTCTGCAGATATTACTTTAATGACTGCCAACCAGGTAAAAGGTACATTCGATAATGTGACAGCTGGTGTTTACGATGTCTCTGTCACTTACAACAATGATAGTGTCGTTGCACATATTGATGAAATCGATACTTCTGATCCGGAAGATCCCGAAGAGCCCGTCAATCCAGAAGATCCAAAAGATCCTGCTGATCCGGAAGATCCAGAAGAACCGGAGAAACAAACTCGCGTTACCTTAACACCTGACGTTACCAATGGCGAAGCAACGATCGAAACTGATTCGCTTCATATATTAGCCGATCAAGGTGAATTACCGATCGATTTAGCTGGCCACAATGACTCTATCAACCTGTCATTTACTTCAGAACAAATAAAATGGCTGAAGGAACATGATATAACGATCCTCATCCAGTTGAAAAATGTAAGCTTGCAACTCGCTGCCGTTAATTTCACGAATGGATCCGAGGCAGCAACGATCCAGTTAGAACGTTTAGCTGATATCGATGACGCATTAAGTGTGGTCTACGACTTTGAAATCAAACAAGGCGACAAACAAATAGATACCTTTGAGGAAAAAGTAACGCTGCGTTTTTCTGTGGATAGCGACAACGTAAAGGATAAAAATCAGGTGCAACTGTTCTATTGGAACCCAGAGACTGAAGAATGGGAAGCAATTGGCGGAGAATGGCAGGATGGAAACGTGACAGCACAAACCGGTCACTTCAGCACCTATACCGTTTTCGAACAGGAAGTGAAAGAACAGCAGCCTGCTACGGACGATGGGCAAACATTGCCTGACACTGCTACTTCGACGTATCAGTATTTGTTGGCAGGGATGTTATTCTTCTTAAGTGGCGTGATCTTTCTCTTCATAAGAAGAAAAGCATAG
- a CDS encoding class I SAM-dependent methyltransferase yields MKINSSYQFDRFKPERMQSEGRRLTKNVESHSQTLMQLFLEKGLYEAQKVLDVGCGTGAMIDLFSNVLTDKIYYGVDNSSEILDIAKKQHERKEERVTFVQSNANHLPFSDNSFDFVYTRLVLMHNSNPNDIIREMIRVCKPGGVICAVEIDDGTQVFHPYGEELSKLINANIMYAHLNGTDRTIGRKLYSFFVNENSVSDVNIIIQTSDYSNKNRKNEEMPILLKFALGEDEGKRFVEQGLLTENERMELVSTFIPEFCSDPNRFESSSFMYAFGKKVD; encoded by the coding sequence ATGAAAATAAACAGTTCCTATCAATTTGACCGATTCAAACCAGAGCGAATGCAATCTGAAGGAAGAAGATTAACAAAAAATGTAGAAAGTCATTCTCAAACATTAATGCAATTATTTCTTGAGAAGGGTTTGTATGAAGCCCAAAAGGTATTAGATGTAGGTTGTGGAACAGGAGCGATGATTGATTTATTTTCGAATGTGTTAACAGATAAGATTTATTATGGCGTGGATAATAGTAGTGAAATTTTAGATATTGCCAAAAAACAGCATGAACGTAAAGAGGAACGGGTTACATTTGTCCAAAGTAATGCAAACCATTTACCATTCTCGGATAATAGCTTTGATTTTGTATATACTCGGCTTGTGTTAATGCATAACTCTAATCCAAATGATATTATCAGGGAAATGATAAGAGTGTGTAAGCCAGGTGGGGTAATTTGTGCGGTGGAGATAGATGATGGGACACAGGTATTCCATCCATATGGTGAAGAGCTTTCGAAGCTGATTAATGCCAATATAATGTATGCTCATTTAAATGGTACAGACAGGACTATTGGCAGAAAACTATACTCATTTTTTGTGAATGAGAACAGTGTAAGTGATGTAAACATAATCATTCAAACGAGTGATTATAGTAATAAAAATAGAAAAAATGAAGAAATGCCTATCTTATTGAAGTTTGCGCTAGGGGAAGATGAAGGAAAACGATTTGTGGAGCAAGGTTTATTAACCGAGAACGAGAGAATGGAATTAGTTTCAACGTTTATTCCTGAATTTTGCAGTGATCCAAATCGCTTTGAATCTTCCTCATTTATGTATGCTTTTGGAAAAAAAGTTGATTAA
- a CDS encoding TRAP transporter substrate-binding protein, translating to MKRTIFWLLTSLSILIIVTGCSQQTQAKEHVVLRFAYASNAQPVKDAMAKFGELVEEKTNGEVTVEYFPDGQLGGERELIELTQTGAIDITKVSGSALESFSDQYSVFGIPYLFDDIDHFTRVMENEEIIKPVYQSTKDLGFVGLTYYNSGQRSFYMMDGPVESPEDIKGKKIRVMQSETAIQMIELMGGTAVPLGSGEVYTSLQQSIIDGAENNEFVLVTAGHGEVAKYYSYDEHTRVPDIVVMNDDTLNQLTESQQQAVHEAAKESTEYEKRVFEEAVQAEKEEAKEKYNVEFNDVDKAPFLKAVQPIHDQFKDDEELGGLYQAIRNESTSEEGE from the coding sequence ATGAAGCGTACAATCTTTTGGTTACTTACGAGTCTGAGTATTCTGATAATTGTAACCGGATGCAGTCAACAGACACAAGCGAAGGAGCATGTTGTCTTACGATTTGCCTATGCCAGCAACGCACAGCCAGTAAAGGATGCCATGGCTAAATTCGGCGAGTTAGTCGAAGAGAAAACAAATGGAGAAGTAACAGTCGAATACTTCCCTGATGGCCAGCTGGGTGGCGAACGTGAATTAATTGAATTAACCCAAACCGGTGCGATCGATATTACAAAGGTAAGCGGTTCCGCACTTGAAAGCTTTTCTGATCAGTATTCTGTCTTTGGTATTCCGTATCTGTTCGACGATATTGATCACTTTACCCGTGTCATGGAAAATGAAGAGATTATTAAGCCAGTCTATCAATCTACTAAAGATTTAGGATTTGTCGGTCTCACCTATTATAATTCTGGACAACGCAGTTTCTATATGATGGACGGACCTGTGGAGTCGCCTGAAGATATTAAGGGCAAGAAAATCCGCGTGATGCAAAGTGAAACCGCTATCCAAATGATCGAGTTAATGGGTGGAACAGCTGTACCACTCGGAAGTGGTGAAGTATATACCTCACTGCAGCAAAGCATTATTGATGGTGCTGAGAACAACGAGTTCGTCCTGGTTACGGCTGGGCATGGTGAAGTGGCCAAGTACTATTCGTATGACGAACATACCCGTGTACCTGACATCGTCGTCATGAACGATGACACATTAAATCAACTGACCGAATCGCAACAGCAAGCGGTTCATGAAGCTGCGAAAGAATCAACCGAATATGAAAAACGAGTGTTTGAAGAGGCCGTTCAGGCGGAAAAAGAAGAGGCCAAGGAAAAATATAATGTCGAATTCAACGACGTCGATAAAGCACCGTTTTTGAAAGCGGTTCAGCCTATTCACGATCAATTTAAAGATGACGAGGAATTAGGCGGTCTTTATCAAGCGATTCGAAATGAAAGTACCAGCGAAGAGGGAGAGTAA
- a CDS encoding TRAP transporter small permease — translation MNQAFRKYLNRTIEIITTTLLMVMVVVTSWQVISRYILNNPSSVTDEFLRFSLIWFSLLAGAYVVGKKGHIAITFLRDRVKSESKKRWLEITVQISFILLAIIMVTGGTKAVSLTMAQISPSLHLPMGYVYLALPVSGVIILCYAVINLLDTSNPTQPQENS, via the coding sequence ATGAATCAAGCTTTTCGAAAATACCTTAACCGCACGATCGAGATCATCACTACTACACTGCTGATGGTGATGGTCGTCGTTACTAGCTGGCAGGTTATCAGCCGCTATATCCTGAATAACCCAAGTTCTGTTACAGATGAGTTTCTCCGATTCAGCCTGATTTGGTTTTCCTTATTAGCTGGTGCCTATGTGGTTGGCAAAAAAGGCCATATCGCGATTACCTTTCTTCGTGACCGTGTAAAAAGTGAATCGAAAAAGCGTTGGCTGGAAATCACCGTTCAAATCAGCTTTATCTTGTTAGCGATCATCATGGTAACAGGTGGCACGAAAGCCGTATCCCTAACAATGGCACAAATATCTCCATCCTTGCATTTGCCGATGGGGTATGTCTATTTAGCACTACCAGTATCAGGTGTCATCATCCTTTGCTATGCGGTGATCAATTTACTCGATACCAGCAATCCAACACAACCGCAAGAAAACTCTTAA
- a CDS encoding TRAP transporter large permease, giving the protein MVAEASIMLVLVFAILLAVGIPIVICIAIASLATVLLMLPLDVAVFTTGQKMVASLDSFSLIAVPFFILSGVIMNNGGIAQKLVDFAKLMVGRVPGSLSHTNVVGNALFGSISSSAIAASTAIGGVMVPLQEKEGYDRKFAAAVNIASAPSGMVIPPSTGFIIFSLISGGTSIAALFMGGYIIGLLWAVTIMAVAFFTAKKRNYPIVDKAELAKINKKKVILDAIPSILLIFIIIGGILTGVFTAIEASAVCVVYSLFLALVYYRSLSLKQLPEVLIKSVEMSGVVMLLIAASSMMSFAMAFTGIPGALSDFILSLSTNPLVILLLINIFLLIVGMFMDVAPAILIFTPIFLPIAENIGVDPVHFGIFFILNLCVGTITPPVGTGLFVGSMVGKEKVENLIKPLAPFYIAIFVLLMVVTYIPQISLFLPNLLGL; this is encoded by the coding sequence ATGGTTGCAGAAGCCAGTATTATGTTAGTCCTTGTATTTGCTATATTACTCGCTGTAGGGATTCCGATTGTCATCTGTATCGCAATCGCTTCCCTGGCGACAGTACTTTTAATGCTGCCGTTAGATGTCGCTGTTTTTACAACAGGACAGAAAATGGTCGCGAGTCTGGACAGTTTCTCCTTAATTGCCGTGCCATTCTTCATTCTGTCTGGCGTGATTATGAACAATGGCGGGATTGCCCAGAAATTAGTCGACTTTGCCAAATTAATGGTCGGGAGAGTTCCCGGTTCCTTATCTCATACAAACGTAGTCGGTAACGCCTTATTCGGCTCGATTTCCAGCTCTGCCATCGCGGCATCTACTGCGATCGGCGGTGTGATGGTACCTTTGCAGGAAAAAGAGGGCTATGACCGAAAATTCGCTGCAGCAGTTAACATCGCCTCCGCCCCATCTGGCATGGTGATCCCGCCGAGTACAGGGTTCATCATTTTTTCCTTAATTAGTGGGGGGACATCGATTGCTGCCTTATTCATGGGTGGCTACATCATCGGTTTGTTGTGGGCGGTAACGATTATGGCCGTTGCTTTTTTCACAGCTAAAAAAAGAAATTATCCGATAGTGGATAAAGCTGAATTAGCCAAAATTAATAAGAAGAAAGTCATTCTTGATGCGATCCCTAGTATTCTATTAATTTTCATCATTATCGGCGGGATCTTAACAGGCGTGTTCACAGCGATTGAAGCATCAGCGGTTTGTGTCGTGTATTCCTTATTTTTAGCATTGGTCTACTACCGCTCGTTAAGCCTGAAACAATTGCCAGAAGTTTTAATCAAATCCGTCGAAATGTCCGGTGTCGTCATGCTATTAATCGCGGCATCCTCGATGATGTCGTTTGCCATGGCTTTCACAGGAATTCCTGGCGCGTTAAGTGACTTCATTCTCAGCTTATCGACGAATCCGTTGGTGATCCTGTTACTGATTAACATTTTCTTATTAATTGTTGGTATGTTCATGGATGTGGCGCCAGCGATCTTGATTTTTACACCTATTTTCTTACCAATTGCCGAAAACATTGGTGTCGACCCGGTCCATTTCGGGATATTCTTCATCTTGAACCTCTGCGTTGGTACAATCACGCCACCTGTAGGAACTGGTTTATTCGTCGGTTCGATGGTCGGGAAAGAGAAAGTCGAAAACCTGATCAAGCCGCTAGCACCTTTTTATATTGCGATATTTGTGCTATTGATGGTGGTAACGTATATTCCGCAGATTAGTCTGTTTTTGCCTAATTTGTTGGGGCTGTAA
- a CDS encoding DNA alkylation repair protein yields the protein MDEKNAVTKRSSKAENILLQINSNTKLGDLRKIAKDIKKDHELAMELWSTEEFMPRLLAILIMDKKLLSEDVLNKFDKDMQTHTYDERNNLMDWLLANQLTKDKKKIALMESWENSPSALQRRAFWYYQGRLRWMGKTSPDNTADLLSALEANLAQEEPEVQWAMNFTAGWIGVYDEKNRARCMQLGEETGLYKDEKVAKGCTPSYLPEFIRIEVNKRQNK from the coding sequence ATGGACGAAAAAAATGCAGTAACAAAACGCTCATCAAAAGCAGAAAACATTCTGCTTCAGATCAATAGTAATACCAAGTTAGGCGACTTACGTAAAATCGCGAAGGACATTAAAAAGGATCACGAATTAGCTATGGAACTTTGGTCAACGGAAGAATTTATGCCCAGACTATTAGCGATCTTAATTATGGACAAAAAACTTCTTTCAGAAGATGTGCTAAACAAGTTTGATAAGGATATGCAGACCCATACTTATGATGAGCGAAATAACTTAATGGACTGGTTATTGGCTAATCAGCTCACCAAAGACAAAAAGAAAATTGCGTTGATGGAGTCATGGGAAAATAGTCCGTCTGCTCTGCAAAGGCGAGCTTTCTGGTATTATCAAGGTCGATTGAGATGGATGGGAAAAACCTCGCCTGATAACACCGCAGACTTGTTATCTGCATTAGAAGCTAATCTTGCGCAGGAAGAACCGGAAGTTCAATGGGCGATGAATTTCACCGCTGGCTGGATAGGTGTTTATGATGAAAAGAATCGTGCACGTTGTATGCAGCTTGGTGAGGAAACGGGTCTTTACAAAGATGAAAAAGTAGCAAAAGGATGTACGCCCAGCTATTTGCCGGAGTTCATTAGGATTGAGGTTAACAAACGACAGAATAAGTAG
- a CDS encoding Fe3+ hydroxamate ABC transporter substrate-binding protein, producing the protein MLWDKPACTFCSKEIKGDDVVFVKMRYPKKKGITEIKAYLSNEGEFICEACFNNNK; encoded by the coding sequence ATGTTATGGGATAAACCAGCATGCACTTTTTGCAGTAAAGAAATCAAAGGGGATGACGTAGTCTTTGTCAAAATGCGTTATCCTAAGAAAAAAGGCATCACCGAAATCAAGGCGTACTTAAGCAATGAAGGGGAATTTATATGTGAAGCATGTTTTAACAATAATAAGTAA
- a CDS encoding GNAT family N-acetyltransferase, producing the protein MNYKAKKLSNQNMEECTLLYKAVFNAEPWNDGWEYKDAKERLTDIFSNRKFLGIGIYDDDQKLIGFLLGHIERWLTSNHFYLNEMCVKTELQSNGIGSRLLSEFEITCKEHNISRIYLLTAREGQAEAFYNKNGFYKSPKMMMMAKRLEG; encoded by the coding sequence GTGAATTACAAAGCAAAAAAGCTCTCTAATCAAAATATGGAAGAGTGTACGCTTCTATATAAGGCGGTTTTTAACGCTGAGCCGTGGAATGATGGTTGGGAATATAAGGATGCCAAAGAAAGGCTAACGGATATTTTTAGTAATAGAAAATTTTTAGGTATAGGTATATACGATGATGATCAAAAATTGATTGGATTCCTGTTGGGCCATATAGAAAGATGGTTAACCAGTAATCACTTTTATTTAAATGAAATGTGTGTGAAGACGGAACTTCAAAGTAATGGAATTGGTTCAAGATTGCTATCAGAATTTGAGATTACTTGTAAGGAACATAATATTAGCCGCATCTACCTTTTGACCGCAAGAGAAGGACAGGCAGAAGCTTTTTATAACAAGAATGGATTTTATAAAAGTCCCAAAATGATGATGATGGCAAAAAGGTTAGAAGGTTAG
- a CDS encoding helix-turn-helix transcriptional regulator, with protein sequence MKNNIKQLREGQGISQGKLALICSVSRQTINAIENNKYDPSLELAFAIADALETKVDSLFNYQKNKKRG encoded by the coding sequence TTGAAAAATAATATTAAACAATTAAGAGAAGGCCAAGGTATTTCCCAAGGAAAATTAGCTTTAATTTGCAGTGTAAGCAGACAAACCATTAATGCTATTGAAAATAACAAATATGACCCAAGCTTAGAATTAGCATTTGCGATTGCTGATGCTTTGGAAACTAAGGTAGATTCATTGTTTAACTATCAAAAAAATAAGAAAAGAGGATGA